The Deltaproteobacteria bacterium genomic interval GCTGTGTGGGGGTTCCGTCGTCCTCGCGGGCATGGATGTGCACCACCGACGCCCCTGCCTGCCACGAGCGATAAGCCTCGTTTGCAATCTCGTCCGCTGTGTACGGGATGGCGGGGCACTGGGC includes:
- a CDS encoding 3-keto-5-aminohexanoate cleavage protein; amino-acid sequence: MSKTIITVAPTGLAANRAQCPAIPYTADEIANEAYRSWQAGASVVHIHAREDDGTPTQ